CGACTCCAGGATCAGGCTGTCGAGCGCCGAGTCGGAGTAGAAGGCGTAGTTACCGCCGATCCCGCGGTTGCGAGAGTGAAAAAGGGGATAGGTGAAGTTCTCGGGGTCGGGATAGTCGGCGTACCAGTCGGTGAGGAAGAGGTCGGCGTCGCCATGGCGGGCGGCAGCGCGGGCGCTCGCGGCGTCGCGCTCGACGATCTCGACATTGACCCCGATCCGGCCGAGCCCCTGCTGCACCGCCTGCGCCACGCGGGCGTACTCGGCCCGCGGCGTTCGCCAGAGCTTCACGCTGAAGCCGTTGGGATATCCCGCCTCCGCGAGAAGCTTCCGGGCGGCGGCGGGATCGTACGTGTACGGCGCGCGGGTCGAATCGTAGCCCACGATGCCGGGCGGGATCGCGCCGGCCGCGCGCACGCCGCGCCCCGCCATGACGGTGGCGAGCACCGCCTGCACGTCGACCGCCTGGTTGAGCGCGCGCCGCACCCTCGCATCGCGCAGCGGCCCGCGGGTCGTGTTGAGCGCGATATACATGTCGCGGAGCGCCGGCCGCCGTTGCAGCTCGGCCGCGTGCTGCTCCTCCCAGCGCCGGGTCTCGCCCACCGGAATTTCGGCCACGCTGAGCCGGTCCGACTCGTATTCGGCGGCCCAGGTGAGCGGCTCGGGAACGATGCGGATCTGCAGCGTGTCCATCAGCGGCGCACCGCCCCACCAGTGCGGATTTTTCGCGAGGATGATCCGGTCGTCGTGCGACCAGGAGACGAAGCGCCACGGTCCGCTGCCGGTCGGGTGCTGGTCGAAATCCTGGGGCACCGGCGTCGGGACGATGGCCGCGACCGGCATCGCCAGCAGCTCGGGAAAAAAGTTGAGCGGCTCCTCGAGTGTGAGCACCAGCGTGGAGTCGTCGAGCGCGCGGATGCCCGGCACCGAGTCGATCTTGTGCGCCGCAAAGGCGCTCGCGCCCTCGATCGGGAGCAGCGGCAGGGGCCGGCCGCCGGCGGCATTCGGGGTGAGCGCGCGCTCGAACGACGCGCGGACTTCACGGGCGCCGATCCGCCGCCCGTCCTGGAATGCCGCGTCCCGCCGCAGGTGAAAGGTGTAAGTCCGGCCGGTCGAGTCCGCCTCCCAGGTGCGCGCGAGGCCGGGCACGAGCCGGCCATCGGGATCGAACTGAGTCAGATTGTCGAACAGGAGCGCGGCCAGCTCACCGGTGGGCACGTCGGTCGAGAGGGCGGGATCGAGCGAGCGGGGGTCCTGAGAGAAGTAGTAGTTGAGCGTCCCGGGACCGCCGGCCGACTCGCCGGTGCAGGCGGAGAGGGCAAGGAGCAGAACCGACAGTCGTCGAGCGAGAGATCGTCGCATGCAGCGCGGAATGGGCCGAGAGCGGGCCCGAGAGGGCGGGGCCGCGGCGTTGACACGGGGGTGTAAGGCGGTCAAACTACCGAGCTTAGGTCACAAGGTCAATTGCCGGCGCGGGCGCGACGCGCCGGTCTCCCTCCGACGGAGTGCCGCATTCCGAGTCACCCTCCTCGTCCCGACCGGTGATCCATCCGCCTTCGATGCTGGCGGCGGGTGCGTTCGTCGCAGGCACGCTTCTCTTGATGCCGAGCGCCGCCCCGGCGCAGCAGCCCGCCGAGCTGCCTTCGGCCGCCCAGGCGCCGCGCGTAGTCCGCCAGCTCGATTTCGAGGGCAACCATGCGATCGGCAGCGCCACACTCGCTGCGGCAATCGGCACGACCAACTCGAGCTGGTTCGCGCGTTTTCCGCTCTTCCGCTGGATCGGGCTCGGCGCCAAGCGATACTTCGACGAGCAGGAGTTCCGGCGCGACGTGCTGCGGCTCGAGGTGCTCTACAAGCGCAGCGGCTATCCCGACGTTCAGGTGGATACCCTGGTGCGGCGCGATCCCGAGAACGTCTACATCACCTTCAAGATCACCGAGGGCCGCCCCATCCTGGTCACCTCGATCGCGGTGACCGGCCTCGACACCGTCTCCGAGCGCCTCCGGCACGCAGCGGTGGGGGACCTGCCGCTTCGCGAGGGCGACCCCTTCAACCGCTACCTCATGCAGTTGAGCGCGGACACGATCGGCCAGCGGCTCCGGAACCGGGGCCGCCCCACTGCCCGTGTCTTTCCGGGATTCGAGAGCAACCGCGAGACGTACACCGCCACGGTGAGCTTCGACGTGCGGCCCGGCGACCGCGCCGTCTTCGGCGCGGCACGCATCGAAGGCACCCAGCGGCTCGATCCGGACGTGGTGCGCGATCTCCTGACGGCGCGCGAGGGTCGCCCGTACTCTGAGGATGCGCTGCTCGCGAGCCAGCGCAACCTGTACAAGAGCGATCTGGTCCGCGCCGCCACCGTGACCGTGGACTCGTCCCGCTGGACGCCGGGGGACGATTCCGTTCCCGTCCTGGTGCAGGTGGGCGAGAGCCCACCCTACCGGATTGGCGCGGGCGTGGGGTACGCCACGCAGGAGTGCTTCCGCACCACCGCGTCGTGGACCGCGCGCGACTTTCTCGGCGCCGGGCGCGTCTTCGAGTTGTCGGGGCAGGCATCGCGCATCGGGGTAGGGCGGCCGGTGGATTTCGGGCTGCGCGACAACCTGTGCACCGCCGCGCGCGACGACACCGTCGGCTCGTCCAAGGTCAACTACAATCTGACCGCCACCGTGCGCCATCCCGCCTTCCTCTCGCCCTACAACACGCTCTCGCTCTCGCTCTTTGCGGAGCGGCGGTCGGAGTTCAAGGTGTATCTGCGGGAGGACGTGGGCGCGAGCCTCGACCTCACCCGCGTGAGCACGCGGCGGCGGCTGCCGGTATCGCTGGTGTACACCCTCTCCTACGGCCGCACCGAGGCGACGCCGGCGAGCTTCTGCGCGTTCTTCAACGCCTGTACCCCGGACATCATCAGCCAGCTCCGGCAGCGGCGGCTGCTCGCGGCGCTCACCGGCCGCATCGCGTGGCCGCGGGCCAATAGCCCGCTCAATCCGACCCGCGGCTACAACGCCACGATCGAGACCACCTGGGCGTCTCGGCTCATCGGTTCCTCGCCGCTGCAGCAGTTCACCCGCGTCCTGGGCGACATCGCCTGGTACCGGCCGGTGTCGCGTGACGTGACGTTTACCTGGCGGCTCCGCGGCGGGCTGATCTTTTCGCCTTCGGTCGCGGTGGGCTCGCAGACCAACTCGTTCGTGCCGCCGGAGCAGCGATTCTACGCCGGCGGTCCCAACGACGTGCGCGGGTTCAATCGCAACGAGCTGGGGCCCGTGGTGTATGTGGTGCGCGACAGCACGCTCATGAACGCGGGCTCGGTCGCCGCGCTGAGCCAGGACTCGGTGCAGGTGGCGCCCACCGGCGGCAACACGCTCGTGGTGGGCAACGCCGAGCTCAGGGTGCCCTCGCCGATCTTCCCCACCCGCATGCGGCTGGCGGCGTTCGTCGATGCCGGCGGCCTCTGGGAGCGAGGGCGCACCGACGTGAGCCCGGTCCAGATCCGCATTACGCCGGGCATCGGGCTCCGCGTCGCGACGCCGCTGGGTCCGGCGCGGCTCGACGTGGCGTACAACGGCTACGCGCTCTCGCAGGGTGCGCTCTACCAGTCGAACACCGACGGCAGCCTCACGCTGATCCAGGACAAGTACTCGATCGACCGCCGCAACCGCTTTCTCGGGCTGCCGCTCACCTTTCAATTTTCCGTGGGCCAGCCGTTCTGATGCGCCGGGTGCTCGGGCACTTTCTGTTCGTTTCCCTGCTCGGCACCATCGCCGCGGTGCTCGGCGTGGCGACCGCCCTCGTGCTGACACCGCCCGGGCGCGATCTCCTCGCGCGCACCGTATCGAGCGAGCTGAGCCGGGCGCTGAACGGGAGCATCGAGGTGGGCTCGATCTCCGGCTCGTTCCTCTACGATCTCACCATCGAGCACCTCGTGGTGCGCGATACCAACGGCGTGCTCCTCGCCGCGCTGCCGAAGGTGCGGGTGGGCTATCGACTGCCCAACCTGCTGGCGGGGCGGTTCGTCCTGAGCCGGCTGCAGGTCGACCAGCCGGTGCTTCAGATCATCAAGCACCGCAACGGCCGCATGAACTACGAGGACGTGCTCGGGCTGGGCCGCACGAAGGGGAACACGTCACCGCTCATCGTGTTCAACGACGTGCGGGTGCGGCATGGCACGCTGCGGCTCGCAACGCCCTGGTCGCCGCCCCCCTCGGTCGACACCCAGCGCGAGCGCGATTCCACGCTCGCGGCGGAGCGCGCCAAGCCGGGACGGCGGATCGAGTCGAGCCCCGAAGGGCTCCGGCGCGTCATCGAGCTGGCACAGCTCACCGCCGCCCTGCCGCGCATCCAGATCAGCACGCCGGACCGCCAGGCGTTCGCGCTCGATCTCGACACGCTGGCCGCCTACGTGAGCGATCCGCAGATCGAGGTGCGCGACGCGGCGGGCCGGGTGCGCTTTCCGCACGACAGCGTCGTCTTCAGCCTGAGCCGGGGCGCGCTGCCACACACGCGGTTTTCCGGCGGCGGGGCCGTCACCTGGCCGCGCGACACCGCGCTCTACGATTTCGAGGTGGTCGCCCCGCAGGCGAGCCTGGCCGATCTGCGCTGGATCTCGCCCAAGTTTCCGGACATGACCGGCAGCGCCGTTGTCGCCGCGCACTCGGAGAGCGGCACGCGCACCGCGTACGTGATCACCGATCTTCATCTCCGGCACGGCGACGAGCGGATCGACGGCGGGCTCACCTTCGTTGACGACCACCGCCGCGGGATCGGCGCCCGCGACCTGCACGTCACCCTGCGCAACCTCGACGTCGACAAGGTGCGCCCGTTCGCGCCGGGACTGCCGTTCTACGGCACGGTCACGGGCTCGCTCGAAGCTTCCGGGTTCCTCGACGCTTTGAACGTGCGGCTCGACTGGGATTTCACCGATGCCAAGGTGGCCGGCAACCCGGTGAGTCATCTCGAGGGCGAGGGCCGCGTGGCGCTCGGCGGCAAGGCGGGACTCGCGTTCGACAATTTTGCCGTGCGCCAATCGGACGTGGATCTGGGCACCGTGCGCCGGCTGGCGCCGGCGGTGATCCTGCCCGGCCGGCTTGCGGCCTCGGGCACGCTCGACGGCCCGCTGCACGACGTCACCTTCGCCGGCACCGCGCGCCAGCAGGACGACGGGCGGCCGCCGAGCGAGCTCCAGGGCACCGTCACGCTGGACACCCGCGGCGACACGCTGGGCCTCACCACCGACGTGGCGCTCGAGCCGCTCTCGTTCGCCGGGATCCGGCGCGCCTTTCCGTCGCTCACCGCGCGGGGCTCGGTGACCGGCCGCGTCCGGCTCGACGGCACCCTTGCCGATCTCGCCGTCAACGCGTCGCTGAGCGGCGAGATCGGCACCATCGAAGCGGTGGGCCACGCGACGGTGCTGCCGCCGCTCTGGGGCGCGGACGGGCTCCGGCTCAACTTCCGTTCGCTCAACCTCGCGGCCGTGCGCGACACCGGCCCGCCCACGCTGCTCAACGGCACGGCGGTGCTCACCGGCACCGCCGATTCGGCGCGTGCGCCCGAGGGCCAGTTCATGCTGGCGCTCACCCGCAGCCGAGTGAGCGACTATCTGCTCGACACGCTCACCGCACGCGGCGCGGTGCACGACAGCGTCATCGCGCTCGACACGCTTGCCTTTCGCGCCGCGGCCGTGACGGTGCAGGGCGGCGGCACACTCGGCTGGGCCCCGCCGCACGATGGCCGCATGCATTTCGCCTTCACCGCCGACAGCCTCGGCATCTTCGATTCGCTCCTCGCGAGCGCCACGGGGCTCGCCCCCGACACCGCGGCCGACTCGCGACCGCTGGGCGGCGCCGCCAGCGGCACCGTGCTCCTTTCGGGCAATCTCGATTCGCTCGCGATGAACGGCACGGCGGCTGGGCGGGACCTCGTGTGGCGCCGGTTCCGGACGCCCGCGGCCACCATGGCGGCGGCGTGGGATGGCGGCGTGCGGCCGCGCGTGACCGGAAGCGCGCGGGTGGATTCGCTTCTGTGGGGCCAGCGTGTCTTTCACGACGCTACCGCCGCCGTCTCGGGCTGGGCCGATTCGCTCGGGTGGACCGGCGGCGTCACCATCGGGACCGGCGTGCGGTCCTCGCTCGCGGCCCAGGGTCGCTGGTGGAAGCGCGACTCGACCCGCGGCGGCATTCAGGTGGTGGCGGTGGACACCCTCACCGCGCGCCTGGCCGCGCACGCGTGGCGGCTCGCCGCGCCGGCCACGGTGACGCTCAGCGATTCGGCGCCGGCCGTAACACCCGTGACGCTCAACGCGACCGACGGCTCGGGCCGGATCAGGCTGAGCGGCCGCGTGCCCGGCGAGCGCGCCGGTGCGGTCGAGATCGAGGCGTTCGGCGTCGGCGTGCGCGATCTCTATGGCCTCCTGCAGAAGGACACCACGGGTGTCTCCGGCGTGCTCGGCACCTCGCTCCGGCTGGCCGGCACGGCGCGAATGCCGGTGGTAAAGGGCACGGCGTGGCTGGAGGATCTGATCCTGGGTGATTTCCACGCGCCCTTCGCGCACGCCATCGTGGACTACGCCGATCGGCGCCTGCACGCGCACGCGGGCATCTTCCGGACCGGCAACGAGGTCGTGGAGGTGAACGGCGAGCTGCCGCTCGACCTCGCACTCACCGGCGCGACCCGGCGCCAGTTGCCGGGGCCGCTGCTCGTGCGGGCCCGCGCCGACAGCGCCGACTTGAGCATCCTCGAAGCGGTCTCGAGCGGAATCCGCGACGTCCAGGGCCAGCTCGTGGCCGAAGCGACCATTCAAGGGACCTGGGACGATCCGCAGGTGAGCGGCTCGGCCAGCGTGAGCCGCGGTGCGATGACGATTCCGGGCATCGGCGTCCGCTACGCGGCCATTCTGGGGCGCGCCGAGTTCCGCCGCGACTCACTGCTCATCCCGTACGCACTGGTGACGAGCGGCGGTGGCACGCTCGAGATCACGGGCGGCATCCGGCTGGAGAACCTCTCGCGCCCGCTGCTGCACCTCGACCTCGAGGCCAACCAGTTCCGCATGCTGGACATCCGGAACTTCCTCGCGGCCACGGTGAGCGGCCACGTCGAGCTGCGGGGACCGGTGCTCAATGCCACGGCCACCGGGCACGCCACCGTGGATCAGGGAGTGCTCTACTTTGCCGACCTCGTCAACAAGAGCGTGATCGACCTCTCCGATCCCTCGATCGCCGACCTGGTCGACACCACGCTCATCCGCCAGCAGAATCTCGGGACCGGGTTCGAGAACCGTTTCCTCGATTCCCTCCGGGTGGACAGCCTCCGGCTCGACATGGGGAACGGCGTGTTCCTCCGCTCCAACGAGGCCAACATCCAGCTCACCGGCCAGCTCACGCTCAACAAGGTCCGCCGCGAGTACCGCCCGGCGGGCACGCTCGAGGCCGTGCGCGGCATCTATACGCTCAAGATTCCGCCGATCACCCGCGACTTCACGGTCGACCACGGAACGGTGCGCTACTTCGGCACCCCCGATCTCAACGCCGAGCTCGATATCGCGGCGGAGCACACGGTGCGAAGCCGGCAGGGCGACGAGATTCCGATCACGGCGCACATCACCGGCACGCTCCGAGCACCCCAGCTCTCGCTCGAGAGCACCGCGGCGGGGCAGCTCTCGGAGACCGACCTCCTGTCGTATCTCGTCACCGGCGTGCCGGCGTCTGAGGCGGCCACCTTCGGGCAGCAGCAGGCGCTGAGTCTCGCGCAGTCGTACCTCGCGAGCGCCGCGTCGAGCGAGCTGGAGCGCGCGTTGATCTCGGACCTGGGCGTGCCGATCGACTACGTCGAGATTCAGCCGGGGCTGGCGCAGGTGGGCGGCGGCGCCGCATCGCTCACCCGTCTTGCGTTCGGGTGGCGCATCGGCCCCAAGACGTTCGTCACCCTGAACGCCGGGTACTGCTCCGGCCAGCAGACGACCACGAGCACGG
The sequence above is a segment of the Gemmatimonadales bacterium genome. Coding sequences within it:
- a CDS encoding ABC transporter substrate-binding protein — protein: MRRSLARRLSVLLLALSACTGESAGGPGTLNYYFSQDPRSLDPALSTDVPTGELAALLFDNLTQFDPDGRLVPGLARTWEADSTGRTYTFHLRRDAAFQDGRRIGAREVRASFERALTPNAAGGRPLPLLPIEGASAFAAHKIDSVPGIRALDDSTLVLTLEEPLNFFPELLAMPVAAIVPTPVPQDFDQHPTGSGPWRFVSWSHDDRIILAKNPHWWGGAPLMDTLQIRIVPEPLTWAAEYESDRLSVAEIPVGETRRWEEQHAAELQRRPALRDMYIALNTTRGPLRDARVRRALNQAVDVQAVLATVMAGRGVRAAGAIPPGIVGYDSTRAPYTYDPAAARKLLAEAGYPNGFSVKLWRTPRAEYARVAQAVQQGLGRIGVNVEIVERDAASARAAARHGDADLFLTDWYADYPDPENFTYPLFHSRNRGIGGNYAFYSDSALDSLILESRATGDSAKKAALAREIDARVFAAAPWIFLWFPVDLWAVRPDIEGWRIPAIYTGQRWTEVRRVTAPAVATRPTRRPP
- a CDS encoding BamA/TamA family outer membrane protein, yielding MIHPPSMLAAGAFVAGTLLLMPSAAPAQQPAELPSAAQAPRVVRQLDFEGNHAIGSATLAAAIGTTNSSWFARFPLFRWIGLGAKRYFDEQEFRRDVLRLEVLYKRSGYPDVQVDTLVRRDPENVYITFKITEGRPILVTSIAVTGLDTVSERLRHAAVGDLPLREGDPFNRYLMQLSADTIGQRLRNRGRPTARVFPGFESNRETYTATVSFDVRPGDRAVFGAARIEGTQRLDPDVVRDLLTAREGRPYSEDALLASQRNLYKSDLVRAATVTVDSSRWTPGDDSVPVLVQVGESPPYRIGAGVGYATQECFRTTASWTARDFLGAGRVFELSGQASRIGVGRPVDFGLRDNLCTAARDDTVGSSKVNYNLTATVRHPAFLSPYNTLSLSLFAERRSEFKVYLREDVGASLDLTRVSTRRRLPVSLVYTLSYGRTEATPASFCAFFNACTPDIISQLRQRRLLAALTGRIAWPRANSPLNPTRGYNATIETTWASRLIGSSPLQQFTRVLGDIAWYRPVSRDVTFTWRLRGGLIFSPSVAVGSQTNSFVPPEQRFYAGGPNDVRGFNRNELGPVVYVVRDSTLMNAGSVAALSQDSVQVAPTGGNTLVVGNAELRVPSPIFPTRMRLAAFVDAGGLWERGRTDVSPVQIRITPGIGLRVATPLGPARLDVAYNGYALSQGALYQSNTDGSLTLIQDKYSIDRRNRFLGLPLTFQFSVGQPF
- a CDS encoding translocation/assembly module TamB domain-containing protein, coding for MRRVLGHFLFVSLLGTIAAVLGVATALVLTPPGRDLLARTVSSELSRALNGSIEVGSISGSFLYDLTIEHLVVRDTNGVLLAALPKVRVGYRLPNLLAGRFVLSRLQVDQPVLQIIKHRNGRMNYEDVLGLGRTKGNTSPLIVFNDVRVRHGTLRLATPWSPPPSVDTQRERDSTLAAERAKPGRRIESSPEGLRRVIELAQLTAALPRIQISTPDRQAFALDLDTLAAYVSDPQIEVRDAAGRVRFPHDSVVFSLSRGALPHTRFSGGGAVTWPRDTALYDFEVVAPQASLADLRWISPKFPDMTGSAVVAAHSESGTRTAYVITDLHLRHGDERIDGGLTFVDDHRRGIGARDLHVTLRNLDVDKVRPFAPGLPFYGTVTGSLEASGFLDALNVRLDWDFTDAKVAGNPVSHLEGEGRVALGGKAGLAFDNFAVRQSDVDLGTVRRLAPAVILPGRLAASGTLDGPLHDVTFAGTARQQDDGRPPSELQGTVTLDTRGDTLGLTTDVALEPLSFAGIRRAFPSLTARGSVTGRVRLDGTLADLAVNASLSGEIGTIEAVGHATVLPPLWGADGLRLNFRSLNLAAVRDTGPPTLLNGTAVLTGTADSARAPEGQFMLALTRSRVSDYLLDTLTARGAVHDSVIALDTLAFRAAAVTVQGGGTLGWAPPHDGRMHFAFTADSLGIFDSLLASATGLAPDTAADSRPLGGAASGTVLLSGNLDSLAMNGTAAGRDLVWRRFRTPAATMAAAWDGGVRPRVTGSARVDSLLWGQRVFHDATAAVSGWADSLGWTGGVTIGTGVRSSLAAQGRWWKRDSTRGGIQVVAVDTLTARLAAHAWRLAAPATVTLSDSAPAVTPVTLNATDGSGRIRLSGRVPGERAGAVEIEAFGVGVRDLYGLLQKDTTGVSGVLGTSLRLAGTARMPVVKGTAWLEDLILGDFHAPFAHAIVDYADRRLHAHAGIFRTGNEVVEVNGELPLDLALTGATRRQLPGPLLVRARADSADLSILEAVSSGIRDVQGQLVAEATIQGTWDDPQVSGSASVSRGAMTIPGIGVRYAAILGRAEFRRDSLLIPYALVTSGGGTLEITGGIRLENLSRPLLHLDLEANQFRMLDIRNFLAATVSGHVELRGPVLNATATGHATVDQGVLYFADLVNKSVIDLSDPSIADLVDTTLIRQQNLGTGFENRFLDSLRVDSLRLDMGNGVFLRSNEANIQLTGQLTLNKVRREYRPAGTLEAVRGIYTLKIPPITRDFTVDHGTVRYFGTPDLNAELDIAAEHTVRSRQGDEIPITAHITGTLRAPQLSLESTAAGQLSETDLLSYLVTGVPASEAATFGQQQALSLAQSYLASAASSELERALISDLGVPIDYVEIQPGLAQVGGGAASLTRLAFGWRIGPKTFVTLNAGYCSGQQTTTSTVNFGASLEYHFSRAWRAQTSFEPTFSSCIPGNATKLNNSYQIGADLFWQREF